From the genome of Segatella hominis, one region includes:
- a CDS encoding glycosyl hydrolase family 95 catalytic domain-containing protein, producing the protein MTKEFFFSLTLCAISLTANAHKKATTTQVPLTLWYNQEAHAFEESLPIGNGKLGALVYGGADNDSIYLNDITLWTGQPVNPQEGGDAYKWIPKIREALFKEDYKTADSLQHFVQGHNSEFYQPLGLIQIKDFNQGEISNYHRQLSLDSSLVSISFVRNEVTFKKEYFASHPDKMIAIRLSASKKGTINSDISLTSLIPHQVKASQKQLTMSGHVLGDEENSIHYCSILQVKNTDGSINASDSTLHLTGVTEAIIYLVNETSYNGFDKHPVKEGAPYLENVTDDIWHLTNFTYKELRQRHLSDYQKLFGRVKFNLSDAKYDVQNPTDKQLLSYSDEKKHNPYLEMLYFQYGRYLLISSSRTNGVPANLQGLWAPALKSPWRGNYTININLEENYWPAESTNLPELVMPVDGLVKGMAVTGRHNAQHFYGINKGWCAGHNTDAWAMSNPVGTGNESPQWSNWAMGGAWLVQTLWDHYDYTRDINYLRDTAYPLMKGACDFMLEWLIEDPHNPAQLITAPCTSPEADYITDKGYRGSSLYGGTADLAIIRELFKNTIKGAQALGIDKNYQVRLQSSLERLRPYHIGKRGNLMEWYHDWDDQDWHHRHQSHLLGLYPFHQISLAQTPDLAQAATKTLEIKGDKSTGWSTGWRINLWARLHRQDKAYQILRKLLTYVSPEKYKDRKHHSGGTYPNLFDAHPPFQIDGNFGGTAGICEMLMQCDGENMDLLPALPDSWKQGNIQGIKARGNYTLNLYWKDKKVSKAEIISHADGRLTVNYNGKSKKITLKRGTKKVLR; encoded by the coding sequence ATGACTAAAGAATTCTTTTTTAGCCTTACTCTATGTGCTATAAGTTTAACTGCAAATGCACATAAAAAGGCAACTACAACGCAAGTTCCACTTACCTTATGGTACAACCAAGAGGCACATGCCTTTGAGGAATCACTACCTATCGGCAATGGTAAGTTGGGAGCATTAGTTTATGGTGGAGCAGATAATGATTCTATTTACCTAAATGACATCACCTTGTGGACAGGTCAACCTGTTAATCCGCAAGAAGGAGGTGATGCATATAAATGGATACCCAAAATACGGGAAGCTCTGTTTAAGGAAGATTATAAGACAGCCGATTCCTTGCAACATTTCGTACAAGGACACAACTCGGAATTTTACCAGCCTTTAGGTCTGATTCAGATAAAGGACTTTAATCAAGGGGAAATCAGCAACTATCATCGCCAATTAAGCTTAGATAGCAGCCTGGTATCCATCAGTTTTGTGCGTAATGAAGTTACCTTCAAAAAGGAATACTTCGCCTCTCATCCGGACAAAATGATTGCCATAAGACTGAGTGCCTCTAAAAAAGGAACCATCAATAGCGACATTTCTCTCACGTCGCTAATTCCTCATCAAGTGAAAGCATCCCAAAAACAACTCACTATGTCGGGCCATGTTCTGGGTGATGAAGAAAACAGCATACACTATTGCTCCATACTGCAAGTCAAAAACACAGATGGAAGCATTAATGCCAGTGACTCTACCCTACACCTTACAGGAGTAACTGAAGCTATTATCTATCTGGTCAATGAGACCAGTTATAATGGTTTTGACAAACATCCTGTCAAAGAAGGAGCACCCTATTTAGAAAATGTCACTGACGATATCTGGCATCTGACAAATTTTACATACAAAGAATTACGACAAAGACATTTATCAGACTACCAAAAACTCTTTGGCAGGGTAAAATTCAACTTATCTGATGCAAAATATGATGTCCAGAATCCAACAGATAAACAATTGCTATCGTATAGCGACGAAAAGAAGCATAATCCTTATCTGGAAATGCTCTATTTCCAATATGGCAGATACTTGCTTATCAGCAGTTCACGAACAAATGGTGTACCAGCCAATCTTCAGGGGCTTTGGGCTCCTGCACTCAAGTCACCTTGGAGAGGAAATTACACCATTAATATCAATCTGGAAGAAAATTATTGGCCGGCAGAATCAACCAATCTTCCAGAACTGGTAATGCCTGTTGATGGACTTGTAAAAGGTATGGCTGTAACAGGTCGCCATAATGCCCAACATTTTTATGGCATAAACAAAGGTTGGTGTGCAGGACATAATACTGATGCATGGGCTATGTCAAATCCTGTAGGAACCGGTAACGAAAGCCCTCAATGGAGTAATTGGGCTATGGGAGGTGCCTGGCTTGTACAGACACTATGGGATCATTATGACTATACAAGAGATATTAATTACTTAAGAGATACAGCCTATCCTCTCATGAAAGGGGCTTGTGATTTCATGCTTGAATGGCTCATAGAAGATCCTCATAATCCTGCACAACTGATAACTGCACCATGTACATCTCCAGAAGCTGACTACATCACCGATAAAGGATATCGAGGAAGTTCACTATATGGCGGCACAGCAGACTTGGCGATTATCAGGGAACTATTCAAAAATACGATTAAAGGTGCCCAAGCACTTGGAATAGACAAAAATTACCAAGTACGCCTGCAAAGTTCATTAGAGCGCTTACGCCCTTATCATATAGGAAAAAGAGGTAATCTCATGGAATGGTATCACGACTGGGACGATCAGGACTGGCATCACAGACACCAATCACACTTATTGGGTCTATATCCTTTCCATCAAATCTCGTTAGCGCAAACGCCAGATTTGGCGCAAGCAGCAACAAAGACTTTAGAAATAAAGGGCGATAAATCTACAGGATGGAGCACAGGATGGCGCATCAATCTATGGGCACGCCTACATCGTCAGGACAAAGCTTATCAAATACTGCGCAAATTGCTTACATATGTGAGTCCAGAGAAATACAAAGACCGGAAACACCATTCAGGTGGAACCTATCCTAACCTGTTTGATGCGCATCCGCCATTCCAGATAGATGGTAATTTCGGTGGAACAGCTGGCATCTGTGAGATGCTTATGCAGTGTGATGGAGAAAACATGGACTTGCTTCCTGCACTCCCAGACTCATGGAAGCAGGGAAATATCCAGGGAATCAAAGCCAGAGGAAACTACACCCTCAACCTCTATTGGAAAGACAAGAAGGTTTCAAAGGCAGAGATTATTAGCCATGCGGATGGAAGATTAACCGTAAACTACAACGGGAAATCTAAAAAAATAACACTTAAAAGAGGAACAAAAAAAGTTCTCAGATGA
- the gyrB gene encoding DNA topoisomerase (ATP-hydrolyzing) subunit B: MAENTNNANNYSASNIQVLEGLEAVRKRPAMYIGDISEKGLHHLVNETVDNSIDEAMAGYCTDIEVTINEDNSITVEDNGRGIPVDMHEKLHKSALEVVMTVLHAGGKFDKGSYKVSGGLHGVGVSCVNALSSHMKSQVFREGKIYQQEYEKGKPLYPVKVIGETEKRGTRQQFWPDPTIFTHTIYKWDIIASRMRELAFLNAGIKITLTDLRPDEEGKTKQEVFHAKDGLKEFVRYVDRHRTHLFDDVIYLKTEKQGIPIEIAIMYNTDYTENIHSYVNNINTIEGGTHLTGFRMALTRTLKAYAEADPSISKQIEKAKVEIAPEDFREGLTAVISIKVAEPQFEGQTKTKLGNSEVQGAVQQAVNEALADYLEEHPDEAKRICEKVVLAATARIAARKARESVQRKNFMTGGGLPGKLADCSIKDPKECEIFLVEGDSAGGSAKQGRDRFHQAILPLRGKILNVEKVQWHKVFEAESVMNIIQSIGVRFGVDGEDSKEANTEKLRYDKIIIMTDADVDGSHIDTLIMTLFYRFMPKVIEEGHLYIATPPLYKCSFKNKVSEYCYTEQQRQAFIDKYGEGQEDKNIHTQRYKGLGEMNPEQLWETTMDPSTRLLKQVTIENAAQADEIFSMLMGDDVEPRREFIEQNATYANIDA, from the coding sequence ATGGCAGAAAATACAAACAACGCAAATAATTATTCAGCGAGCAACATTCAAGTCCTCGAAGGCTTGGAAGCTGTTCGTAAGCGTCCTGCGATGTACATTGGTGACATCTCAGAAAAGGGTCTCCACCATTTGGTCAACGAGACCGTTGACAACTCCATTGATGAAGCCATGGCTGGATATTGTACAGACATTGAAGTTACAATCAATGAAGACAATTCTATCACCGTAGAAGACAATGGTCGTGGTATCCCTGTTGATATGCATGAAAAGCTTCACAAATCCGCACTCGAAGTCGTTATGACAGTACTTCACGCAGGTGGTAAATTTGACAAAGGTTCCTACAAGGTATCTGGTGGTTTGCATGGTGTAGGTGTAAGTTGTGTAAACGCACTCTCTTCACACATGAAATCTCAGGTATTCCGTGAAGGTAAAATATATCAGCAAGAATACGAAAAAGGTAAGCCTCTCTACCCTGTCAAGGTTATTGGTGAGACTGAAAAGCGAGGTACACGCCAGCAATTCTGGCCAGACCCAACTATTTTCACCCACACCATTTATAAATGGGATATTATCGCAAGCCGTATGCGCGAGTTGGCATTTCTCAATGCTGGTATAAAGATTACCCTTACAGATCTCCGTCCAGACGAAGAAGGAAAAACCAAACAAGAGGTTTTCCATGCAAAAGATGGTCTGAAAGAGTTTGTAAGATACGTTGACCGCCATCGCACTCACCTGTTTGATGATGTCATCTATCTCAAGACAGAGAAACAAGGCATTCCTATAGAGATTGCCATCATGTATAATACAGACTATACAGAGAATATTCACTCCTACGTAAATAATATCAACACGATAGAGGGTGGTACTCACCTTACTGGTTTCCGCATGGCTTTAACCCGTACGCTCAAAGCTTACGCAGAAGCAGACCCATCAATCTCCAAGCAGATAGAAAAGGCAAAGGTAGAGATTGCTCCTGAAGATTTCCGCGAAGGCCTTACTGCAGTCATCTCTATCAAGGTTGCAGAACCACAGTTTGAAGGCCAGACTAAGACCAAATTAGGAAACAGCGAAGTACAGGGTGCCGTTCAGCAGGCTGTCAATGAAGCTTTGGCAGATTATCTGGAAGAACACCCAGATGAAGCTAAGCGTATTTGCGAAAAAGTAGTTCTGGCAGCGACAGCACGTATCGCAGCCCGCAAAGCTCGTGAAAGCGTACAGCGAAAGAACTTCATGACTGGTGGCGGTCTCCCAGGAAAACTTGCAGACTGCTCTATCAAGGATCCTAAGGAATGCGAGATTTTCCTTGTCGAGGGTGACTCTGCTGGCGGTTCCGCAAAACAAGGTCGCGACAGATTCCATCAAGCAATCCTTCCTTTGCGCGGTAAAATTCTGAATGTAGAAAAAGTACAATGGCACAAAGTCTTTGAGGCTGAGTCCGTTATGAATATCATCCAGAGTATCGGCGTACGCTTTGGAGTAGATGGTGAAGATAGCAAAGAGGCTAATACAGAAAAGTTGAGATATGACAAGATTATCATCATGACCGATGCCGATGTCGATGGTTCTCACATCGACACACTTATCATGACTCTCTTCTACCGCTTTATGCCTAAGGTTATCGAGGAAGGACATCTCTATATTGCAACTCCACCTCTCTACAAATGCTCATTCAAGAATAAAGTCAGCGAATACTGCTATACCGAGCAGCAGCGCCAGGCTTTCATTGATAAATACGGAGAGGGACAAGAGGATAAAAACATTCACACACAACGATACAAAGGTTTGGGTGAGATGAATCCAGAACAATTGTGGGAAACTACTATGGATCCATCTACACGATTACTCAAACAGGTTACAATAGAGAATGCTGCACAAGCAGATGAAATTTTCTCTATGTTGATGGGTGATGATGTTGAGCCTCGCCGAGAATTCATTGAACAAAATGCAACCTACGCTAATATTGACGCATAA
- the rpsT gene encoding 30S ribosomal protein S20, translating into MANHKSSIKRIRQDKKKSLHNKYYAKTMRNAVRKLRNMTDKEEAVKLYPTVQKLLDKLAKINVIHSNKAANLKSGLAQHIAKLG; encoded by the coding sequence ATGGCAAATCATAAATCATCAATCAAGAGAATCCGTCAGGACAAAAAGAAGTCTTTGCACAATAAGTACTATGCAAAGACAATGCGTAACGCTGTACGCAAGTTGCGCAACATGACTGATAAGGAAGAGGCTGTAAAGCTCTATCCTACAGTTCAGAAGCTTTTAGACAAATTGGCTAAGATTAACGTTATCCATAGCAACAAGGCTGCAAATTTGAAGTCAGGTTTGGCTCAGCACATTGCTAAGTTGGGCTAA
- the recO gene encoding DNA repair protein RecO — protein MMEKTRAIVLHSIKYGESQFIVDFLTESRGRVSFLVKIPKSSKSNSKRQYFQPLTLVTLEFDYRVSQNLQRIKNIGILYPYEDIPFSPIKISVSLFLAEFLLYATKFEQKNLPLFYFVFDSLVWFDGAHEGIANFHLLFLMRLSFYMGIGPNLSEGLEQSKYFDLDEGKFVPFVPAHSHYLSESDSFHLLQMFRLDYKTMHLYKMSRQERNHSVEVMIEYYRLHIPGFPELKSLSVLQELFC, from the coding sequence ATGATGGAAAAAACAAGAGCAATTGTCCTACATTCTATTAAATATGGAGAGTCGCAATTTATTGTGGATTTTCTGACGGAATCCAGAGGAAGAGTGTCCTTTTTGGTGAAAATTCCAAAATCTTCAAAGAGTAATTCCAAGAGACAATATTTCCAGCCATTGACTTTGGTAACTTTAGAATTTGATTACCGGGTTAGCCAGAATTTGCAGCGTATTAAAAATATAGGTATTCTTTATCCTTATGAGGATATTCCTTTTTCTCCTATTAAAATATCTGTTTCTCTGTTTTTGGCAGAGTTCCTGCTGTATGCTACCAAATTTGAGCAGAAGAATCTTCCTTTATTTTATTTTGTTTTTGATAGTTTGGTTTGGTTTGATGGTGCTCATGAAGGAATTGCTAATTTTCATTTGCTGTTTTTAATGAGATTAAGTTTTTATATGGGAATTGGACCCAATTTGAGTGAAGGGTTGGAACAATCTAAGTATTTTGATTTGGATGAGGGGAAGTTTGTACCTTTCGTCCCTGCTCATTCTCATTATTTATCAGAAAGTGATTCTTTTCATCTTTTGCAAATGTTCCGATTAGACTATAAAACAATGCACCTCTACAAGATGTCCCGCCAGGAGCGGAATCATTCTGTAGAGGTGATGATAGAATATTATCGTCTTCATATTCCCGGATTTCCCGAATTGAAGTCTTTGTCAGTACTTCAGGAATTGTTCTGCTGA
- the ftsZ gene encoding cell division protein FtsZ, which translates to MQDSKPHILDFGEPEKENSIIKVIGVGGGGGNAVNHMYREGIHDVSFVLCNTDNQALNDSPVPVHLQLGKEGLGAGNKPEKAKQAAEETLEDIKHMLNDGTKMAFITAGMGGGTGTGAAPVIARVSKELGILTVGIVTIPFKFEGPRKIDQALDGVEEMSKHVDALLVINNERLRQIYPDLAVLDAFGKADDTLSVAAKSIAEIITVHGLINLDFNDVKTVLKDGGVAIMSTGYGEGEGRVKKAIDDALNSPLLNDNDVFNSKKILLSIAFASEKKDNPGLTMDEMNDVNDFMEKFGDDFELKWGLAIDPELGSRVKVTVLATGFGLEDVEGMNRHLKKHTEEESRRLAEQEEKRAENEERRKRYYGSDGTTTQYKRHPHIFLFKPEDLDNEDVILQVENTPTYKRTRQTLEEIRNIASGKIEDDENRNADGNEPVQGVISFA; encoded by the coding sequence ATGCAAGATAGCAAACCACATATCCTTGATTTCGGTGAACCGGAAAAGGAAAATAGCATCATCAAAGTGATCGGTGTAGGTGGTGGCGGCGGCAATGCAGTCAACCACATGTACCGGGAAGGCATTCACGATGTAAGTTTTGTACTTTGTAATACCGACAATCAGGCACTTAATGATTCTCCTGTACCTGTCCATCTCCAATTAGGAAAAGAAGGACTTGGAGCCGGCAACAAACCAGAGAAGGCAAAACAAGCTGCCGAAGAAACATTGGAAGACATCAAACATATGCTTAATGATGGTACCAAGATGGCTTTCATTACTGCAGGTATGGGCGGAGGAACAGGTACTGGAGCTGCTCCTGTCATTGCACGCGTCAGCAAAGAACTGGGCATATTGACAGTCGGCATCGTAACCATCCCTTTCAAATTTGAAGGTCCGCGAAAAATCGACCAAGCACTCGATGGTGTTGAAGAAATGTCTAAACATGTAGATGCATTGTTGGTTATCAACAACGAAAGACTTCGTCAGATTTATCCTGATCTGGCGGTTTTGGATGCATTCGGCAAGGCAGATGACACACTAAGTGTAGCTGCCAAGAGTATCGCAGAAATCATTACTGTACACGGCCTCATCAACCTTGACTTCAATGATGTCAAAACCGTCCTCAAAGACGGAGGCGTTGCCATCATGAGTACTGGCTATGGTGAAGGTGAAGGACGCGTCAAGAAAGCGATAGATGATGCATTGAACTCACCTCTGCTCAATGACAATGATGTTTTCAATTCTAAAAAGATCCTTCTTAGCATTGCCTTTGCAAGTGAAAAGAAAGACAATCCAGGTCTTACCATGGACGAAATGAATGACGTAAACGACTTCATGGAAAAATTTGGTGATGACTTTGAATTGAAATGGGGACTTGCCATTGACCCTGAATTAGGAAGCAGGGTCAAAGTAACCGTCTTGGCTACAGGTTTCGGATTGGAAGATGTAGAAGGTATGAACCGCCATCTCAAGAAACATACAGAAGAAGAATCCCGACGCCTTGCAGAACAAGAAGAAAAAAGAGCAGAGAACGAGGAAAGAAGAAAAAGATATTATGGAAGTGACGGTACAACGACTCAGTACAAACGTCACCCACATATCTTCCTGTTCAAGCCAGAAGATCTGGACAATGAGGATGTGATTCTACAAGTAGAAAACACACCGACATATAAACGTACAAGACAGACTCTTGAGGAAATCCGAAACATCGCTTCAGGAAAAATCGAAGATGATGAAAACAGAAATGCAGATGGAAACGAGCCTGTCCAGGGAGTCATCAGTTTTGCATAA
- the ftsA gene encoding cell division protein FtsA: MPKEFIVAIELGSSKMTGIAGQKNLDGSITVLALVEEDSSSCIRKGVIYNIDKTCQSLTNIINKLKTILKQDISQVYVGVGGRSIKSVKNIIVKDLPTTSIITQEMINELMDINRNMTYPDQEILDAATQEYKIDNQYQIDPVGIQCNHLEGIFLNILWKKNFYNNIYACFEKANIPIAEMYLAPLAMADSVLTDSEKRAGCALIDLGADTTTVSVYYKNILRHLSVIPLGGNNITKDLTCLQIEEQEAENMKLKYAKAYTDIKNIDPTLNYSIDKDRVVESKKFIEIVEARVEEIVENAWYQVPIEFADKLLGGIIITGGGSNMPEIEKVFRNHTNTPKIRFAKFVTQTVKAKDAKINNHDGTMNTILGLLAKGDMNCSGDEISNDLFTNNMERPLAADSTPKASRNPNETAGTGVVPTPAQKREEELRKKKEEEERLAKIAEEEEKEREEKKRKENSFLHKGFRKLKDFFLDTISEEE, translated from the coding sequence ATGCCAAAGGAATTTATAGTAGCAATAGAGCTAGGGTCATCCAAGATGACGGGTATAGCAGGCCAGAAGAATTTAGATGGCAGCATCACTGTACTAGCACTCGTGGAGGAAGACTCGTCTTCTTGCATCAGAAAAGGTGTCATCTATAACATAGACAAGACTTGCCAGAGCTTGACTAACATCATAAATAAATTGAAAACAATTCTCAAGCAAGACATTTCTCAGGTCTATGTCGGCGTAGGAGGAAGATCTATCAAGAGCGTCAAGAACATTATTGTAAAAGATTTACCTACCACATCCATCATTACTCAGGAAATGATTAATGAGCTGATGGATATCAACCGCAACATGACATATCCTGATCAGGAGATATTGGATGCTGCAACACAGGAATATAAGATAGATAACCAATATCAGATAGACCCTGTCGGCATACAATGCAATCATCTGGAAGGTATTTTCCTCAATATCTTGTGGAAAAAGAATTTCTACAACAACATTTACGCTTGTTTTGAAAAAGCTAACATTCCTATAGCTGAAATGTACTTGGCACCTCTCGCCATGGCAGACAGCGTATTGACTGACTCTGAGAAAAGAGCAGGCTGCGCATTGATAGATTTAGGTGCTGACACGACGACGGTATCTGTATATTATAAAAATATTCTTCGCCATCTGTCAGTCATTCCACTTGGAGGCAATAATATTACCAAGGATTTGACTTGTCTTCAGATAGAAGAGCAAGAGGCTGAGAATATGAAACTGAAATATGCTAAGGCATATACAGACATCAAGAATATCGATCCAACTCTCAACTATTCCATCGACAAGGACAGAGTTGTAGAGAGCAAAAAGTTTATAGAGATTGTTGAAGCCAGAGTAGAGGAAATAGTTGAAAATGCCTGGTATCAAGTCCCTATAGAATTTGCTGACAAACTCTTGGGAGGTATTATTATTACGGGTGGCGGAAGCAATATGCCTGAAATAGAGAAGGTATTCAGAAACCATACCAATACTCCTAAAATCAGATTCGCTAAGTTTGTTACCCAAACCGTAAAAGCGAAAGATGCAAAGATCAATAACCACGATGGTACCATGAATACCATTCTGGGACTTCTTGCCAAGGGTGACATGAACTGCAGTGGGGATGAAATCAGCAACGATTTGTTCACCAATAACATGGAACGACCTCTTGCCGCAGACAGTACGCCAAAAGCTTCTCGCAACCCTAATGAAACTGCAGGAACAGGAGTTGTACCTACTCCTGCTCAAAAACGTGAAGAAGAGTTGAGAAAGAAGAAAGAAGAAGAAGAAAGACTGGCTAAAATCGCAGAAGAGGAAGAGAAAGAGCGCGAAGAGAAAAAGCGCAAAGAAAACAGTTTCCTCCATAAAGGATTCAGAAAACTCAAGGATTTCTTCCTGGATACGATTTCTGAAGAAGAATAA
- a CDS encoding cell division protein FtsQ/DivIB, with translation MRINWKKTIIITLDFAIGIYLVFAFTKLNKPDESNLICTKVNINIQDEMTNGFLDAKEIKKRLKAKKIYPLEKPLNKISTRHIEETLMQSPFVKSAECYKTQDGLVDINLTQRMPIVRIKSINNEDYYVDDHYQIMPNTKYTSDMIIATGYINKWYAQKYVSLLSKALMTNELWRNQIEQINVLQDKGIELVPRVGNHVVYLGNLPEANAVEKREKDIQDFVNRKMSRLENFYKYGLSKAGWNKYSYINLEFDNQIICKKHNSNS, from the coding sequence ATGCGCATCAACTGGAAGAAAACGATTATCATCACACTGGATTTCGCCATAGGTATATATCTGGTGTTTGCATTCACCAAGCTGAACAAGCCTGATGAATCAAACTTAATATGCACCAAGGTAAACATCAACATACAAGATGAGATGACCAATGGCTTTCTTGATGCAAAAGAAATAAAAAAGAGACTGAAAGCAAAAAAGATCTATCCTTTAGAGAAACCTTTGAACAAGATTAGTACTCGCCATATAGAGGAGACTCTGATGCAAAGTCCTTTCGTCAAATCTGCCGAATGCTACAAGACTCAAGACGGTCTCGTTGATATCAACCTCACTCAACGCATGCCGATCGTAAGAATCAAGAGCATCAATAATGAAGACTATTATGTAGATGACCATTATCAGATTATGCCCAACACCAAATACACCAGCGATATGATTATCGCCACGGGCTACATCAATAAATGGTATGCTCAAAAATACGTCTCGTTATTAAGCAAGGCTTTGATGACTAACGAGCTGTGGAGAAATCAAATAGAACAAATTAACGTTCTACAAGATAAAGGAATAGAACTTGTTCCTCGAGTAGGAAACCATGTCGTCTATCTGGGCAATCTTCCAGAAGCAAACGCTGTGGAAAAACGGGAGAAAGACATTCAAGACTTCGTAAACCGAAAGATGTCACGCTTGGAAAATTTCTACAAATATGGACTATCCAAAGCTGGTTGGAACAAATACTCATATATCAATCTGGAATTTGACAACCAGATTATTTGCAAAAAGCATAATAGCAACAGCTAG
- the murC gene encoding UDP-N-acetylmuramate--L-alanine ligase, with protein MELKDIKAVYFVGAGGIGMSAIARYFLNKKLVVAGYDKTPSHLTHDLEKEGMLIHYEENTDLIPEACKDPKTTLVIFTPAIPAEHKELVYFHENGFTIEKRAQVLGTLTRTHKGLCVAGTHGKTSTSTMCAHIMHQSHIDCNAFLGGISKNYGTNYILSDKSDYVVIEADEFDRSFHWLRPWMSVITATDPDHLDIYGTKEAYLESFRHYTELIQPGGALIIHKDLEMKQNVQDGVRIYEYSLHEGDFHAENIKIENGEITFDFISPIENVENVELGQPVPINIENGIAAMAMAQLNGCKAEELRQGMKTYEGVERRFDFKIKDAKHVFLSDYAHHPKEIYQSVKSIRELYKTRKITAIFQPHLYTRTRDFYKDFAESLSMLDEVILCDIYPAREAPIPGVTSKLIYDNLKPGVEKSMIHKEDVLDLVRSRDFDVLIVLGAGDLDNYVPQMTEILKQK; from the coding sequence ATGGAACTGAAAGATATTAAAGCAGTATATTTCGTAGGAGCTGGCGGTATAGGCATGAGCGCTATCGCAAGATATTTCCTCAACAAGAAGTTGGTTGTTGCTGGTTACGACAAAACCCCTTCTCACCTTACTCATGATTTGGAAAAAGAAGGCATGCTCATCCATTATGAGGAGAACACAGACCTGATACCAGAGGCTTGCAAGGATCCAAAAACAACATTGGTCATCTTTACTCCAGCCATCCCAGCAGAGCACAAGGAACTTGTGTATTTCCATGAGAATGGATTTACCATCGAAAAACGTGCACAGGTATTGGGCACTTTGACTCGCACCCATAAGGGGTTGTGCGTAGCAGGAACTCATGGCAAGACCTCTACATCAACCATGTGCGCCCACATCATGCATCAGAGTCATATAGACTGTAACGCTTTCTTGGGCGGTATTTCTAAAAATTACGGCACCAACTACATACTTTCCGACAAGAGCGACTATGTAGTCATAGAAGCTGATGAATTCGATCGCAGCTTCCATTGGTTGCGTCCTTGGATGAGCGTAATTACAGCAACAGACCCAGACCATCTGGACATCTATGGAACAAAAGAAGCATATCTGGAAAGTTTCCGCCATTATACAGAACTTATCCAACCGGGAGGTGCACTCATCATCCATAAAGATCTGGAAATGAAACAGAACGTACAGGATGGAGTTAGAATCTACGAGTACAGTCTTCATGAAGGAGATTTCCACGCAGAAAACATCAAGATAGAGAATGGCGAAATCACATTTGACTTCATCTCTCCTATCGAAAATGTAGAGAACGTAGAACTCGGTCAGCCTGTGCCAATCAACATCGAAAATGGTATTGCCGCAATGGCAATGGCACAATTGAATGGTTGCAAGGCAGAAGAACTCAGACAAGGAATGAAGACATACGAAGGTGTAGAAAGACGCTTTGATTTCAAAATCAAAGATGCCAAGCACGTATTCCTATCAGACTATGCCCATCATCCAAAAGAAATCTACCAGAGTGTAAAGAGCATCAGAGAGTTGTATAAGACACGAAAGATTACTGCAATCTTCCAGCCTCATCTTTATACCAGAACACGAGATTTCTACAAGGATTTTGCAGAAAGCCTGAGCATGCTTGATGAAGTAATCCTGTGTGACATCTATCCAGCAAGAGAGGCTCCGATACCAGGAGTGACCTCAAAGCTCATCTACGACAATCTCAAGCCAGGAGTAGAAAAGAGCATGATACACAAAGAAGATGTACTGGATCTTGTAAGAAGTAGAGATTTCGATGTTCTTATCGTATTGGGAGCTGGCGACTTGGACAACTACGTTCCGCAAATGACAGAAATTCTTAAGCAGAAATAA